AGAAGTCGCTTATACAGGGCTAACGGAGAGCGAGGCAAAGGCAAAGGGATATGAAACGATTGCCAGCCGTTTTCCATTCCAAGCAAACGGAAGAGCTCTATCTGTTTCGGACGCTGATGGTTTTGTCCAGATTGTCGCGGAGAAGAACACCAACCTGGTGCTAGGTGTGCAAATGGTAGGACCAGAGGTATCCTCTCTCATTGCTGAAGCAGTCTTTGCAATTGAGGCCGGAGCAACTGCAGAAGATCTCAGCCTCACCATCCATGCACATCCAACCTTGCCGGAACCCCTCATGGAAGCTGCGGAAGGGGTTTTGGGGCATGCTATCCACATGCTCAATAAGAAACAGTAAGTAGAAACAAAAAAGCTGGGACAATCAATGTTCCCTGATTGAAGAAAAAAGAAAGCTAGTAAAACCTTAATCTGGACTCTATAAAGTGAGCTCTTAAAAAGAGATCCTTTATAGAGTCTTTTTTTGTACCCACAATGGAAGCTAAAGAAGCTGATTCCGGTGGAATACCGGAATCAGCTTCTGAGATAAACTGCCTGAGCTCTCTTTAGTTATCCTTGGCTTGGAGCCTAGCTTAGCTATTTTTGCCTGCCTATCCAGCAACCCGGCAGTTCATTTCCTTTTCGCCCCTTCCTAATCCCTTTTGGACGTAGTTCCCTCTTCTTTTTCGAAAAAGAGGAGGTAGACGATCATGGTACCCACTCCGATGGTGAGGAAAACATCTGCCACGTTGAATATCGGGAAATCAATGAAATCGAATCGGAGCATATCCACCACATAGCCGAGACGCATGCGGTCAATGAAGTTGCCCAAAGCCCCCGCCAGGATGAAGGAGAAGCTGATACCGGCCAAAATGCTCCTTTGCGGCAGGTTATGGAAGGTGTAGACCAGATACCCCACCACCAGGACGGTGATGATGAAGAAGAGGCCCATCCTCCCTTGCAATATCCCCCAGGCGGCCCCACGGTTCTGGATGTAGTACAGGGAAAAAATATTTGGGATAACTTCCAGCTCATCGTACAAGGCGAAATTCTGGACGATTCCCCACTTCACTAGTTGATCTATGGC
The DNA window shown above is from Marinilactibacillus sp. Marseille-P9653 and carries:
- the lspA gene encoding signal peptidase II — translated: MILYYLLAAVLIAIDQLVKWGIVQNFALYDELEVIPNIFSLYYIQNRGAAWGILQGRMGLFFIITVLVVGYLVYTFHNLPQRSILAGISFSFILAGALGNFIDRMRLGYVVDMLRFDFIDFPIFNVADVFLTIGVGTMIVYLLFFEKEEGTTSKRD